The genomic DNA AGGGTAATGCTGTGCCCCAGGGTAAAAGCGGTAATGTACTTGACGATGTCCCGGAAGCCGGTCAGAAAAAAGATGACCCCGAAAATAAACAGCAGATGATCGTAGCCGGTCAGCATGTGGGTCGCACCCAGCCAGACATAGCGAATATAGCCGCCATCCAGCATGGCCTGTTTGTCGGCTTCTGAAATGCCGTGTGCCATGGCCAACGTCGGCAGCAGCACCAGCAGAAGCATTCCCACAACTATTCTTGCTTTTCTAAAATCCATGAAAAATCTCCAGGTCGTGTCGTTTTCCTGTTCGGGGTTGTGACAAACGAATAGTCGCAGTCTCTACGATAGGCGCCTCCATAAAAACGATCTATAATCGGTTTTTCGGGTAAAAAAACCCAGGTCAATGGCGGATGACCAGTTCGGTGAGATAGTGCACCGGGCCGGGCAGTACCAAGTGGGTCAGGAACAGCGGCGGGGAAAACAGCAGCCAGTCGGGAAACACCGGGTCGGAGTAATCCCCCCCAGCCAGCAGAGCCTCAATCCGCAGGATACTTTGGCTACCGGAAAAACCCACCGAGAAGGGCTGCGACTCCTTTAGCGAAAGCCCCAGCAGTCGTTCAACGGCGATGATCGTTTCCGCGACCAGCAAACGATCTCCGGTTTTTTCCGCAGCCTGTTCATCGCAGGCCTGCTCCGTGGCCAGAGCCAGATCTTCACGGATAAGTCCCCGAACCCGCCCTGGATAGAAAACGGAAGCGGTCCGGGCCAGGTACTGCCGCAAAGGATCCCGGTGCCGGACATGGGCCTGCTCATGAGCAAGGACAACCTGTAACTGCTCAGGCGTCAGGGTACGGGCGAGGGTCGTCGATAAAAAGACTTTCGGGCTCCAGAATCCCACGGTGACGGCAGCCGGCTTGCGCCACTGCACCAGGCTGCAATCCAATCCTCCCTCGACCTCTGCCTGCCGCAATGCCGTTTTCAGCCGGAAGTTTTCCCGCAGGTGAATTGCCTGCCGCGCCAAGAACATGGCCAGCAGAAGGGCTGCAGGGACATAGAGGTACCCGGGTAAGATGCCGGAACCGAAAATTGCCGGCTCACTCAGGCAAATATGCGGAAACCGTTCGGCGTGGTTATGACAGTGGCCGGCCGAGATCCCCAGAAATTCCATGAGCGAAGAAATAAAAAGCAGACCGGCAAAAAAAAGTCCCAGGCTGCCCGGCGCGGTCGCCAACAGGAGCAAGATGGTGGCTCGCCGACGCGGTTGGCGTTTCAGCAACCCTTTCCGAAGCAGCGGGTAAACCACTCCCAGCACCACTCCCGCGCCCAGACCGACAACGACCGTAGCCCCAAAAGCCCAAAGGAGAGATTCCACGGGAGAAGCTATCGTTTCTGCCGACGCTCGGCGATCAACTCCTCCAAGCGGTCGAGCGAATTCTGTTCTATCCGGGAGGCAAGGTCAACAAAGGCGGAAAGCATCGCTTCCGTTCTCCCACCGGAGAGTTTATCCACGACGTTGTCGATCATTTCGGCCATCAATTGTTCCCTGGTGACGGCGGGAGAGTAGACAAAGGCATGGCTGACCTTCTCCCGGTTCAGCAGCCCTTTTTTGTACAACCGGTCCGCCGTCGATTGGATGGTGTTCGGCGAAATATTACGCTTTTCCCCGACTTGCCGATGGATCGCTTTGGCGTCGGCGACGTCAACGTCCCACAGGTGTTCCATGACGGCGATTTCCAGTTCCCCTAGATAGGGACGGCGGACAAACATTAATCTAAACCTCCCAAGATGGGATGGGTATATCACAGCTAAAATCCGACCGTCAATCGGTTTTTAGGCGGAAGGATGAAAAAAATACACTTGCCCCCTTTGTCGGCATAGAGTATACCCCTATGGACTATATTCGAGGGAGTGCGTTATGAGTCTTTGCGGTACAGATCAGGACAAAGGACGGCTGCTCAGTCGGCTGCGGCGGATCGAAGGGCAGGTTCGCGGCCTGTGCAGCATGGTGGAGCAGGACCGGGACTGCATCGAGGTTCTGCAGCAGGTCGCCTCGGTTTCCGGAGCATTGCGCGGGGTCTGGCTGCAGATCGTCGGCGATCACCTGCGCGGTTGCGTATCGAAGGCCGTGGTCGAAAACAACGAGAAGCTGATCGACGAACTGATCGATCACCTTCAGAAAATTCGTTGACCGGCCGGTCCCGCGCTTCAACTACAGACATGACTTTAGAGGAACAGATGGAAAGACACGCTCAAACCATTGCACGACTTGCCCACACCCATGAAACGGGGGACATCAACACGGCCAATGAACGCCGGACCCTTCAGGTCGTCTTGCTCACCGGCCTCACCATGGCAGTGGAGATCATCGCCGGGCATTGGACCGGTTCCATGGCCCTGCTGGCCGATGGCTGGCACATGGGGACTCATGCCTTTGCCCTCGGCATCAGCTATATCGCCTATCTGCTGGCCAGAAAACACAGGGCCTCGGAGTATTTTTCTTTCGGTACGGGAAAATTCGGGGTCCTCGCCGGCTATACCAGTGCCCTGTTCCTGGCGATTGCGGCGGGGTGGATGATGGTGGAGTCGGTCCTCCGTTTTTTCAACCCGGTTAAGATTGCCTTTGCCGAAGCGATTGGGGTGACGGTAGTCGGCCTGGTCATCAATCTGGTCAGCGTCCTGATCCTTCAGCAGACGGATCCCCATCATGACCATGATCACGACCATTCCCATCCTGATCAACATGAGACGGACAAGGCTTCGGCCGGGCAGAAAGAACTCCCGGCCCATTCTGAATCGCACCACCACCATCATCATGACCATAACTACCGGGCGGCCTACCTGCATGTGATCGCCGACACGCTGACTTCGGTCTTCGCATTGACGGCCTTGCTCGCCGGGCGCTATCTGGGGTGGACCTTTCTGGATCCTGTCATGGGCATGGTCGGCAGCCTGTTGATCGGACGTTGGGCCTACCTGCTGATCAAGACCACAGGCCTCATCCTGCTTGACGGCGGGGTTGATTCTGTCGTCAAGGCGCAAATCCGAGAACGGATCGAGGTCGACGGCGAAAGCAGGGTTGCCGATCTACATCTCTGGCGGGTGGGTTCCAGATCCTTGGCGTTGATCGCCTCCGTTGTCACCGGCGAAAATCGTCGGGCCGAAGAGTACCAGAGCCGACTTGAAGAGCTGCACGACCTGGTGCATGTCAGCATCGAGGTGCATCCTTGCGACGACCCCGCTTGTTCCTGCTGTCCGTGACTCGAAATTGTAATAAATGTTGTTTTGCCTAGCTTCAAAGGCGAACAGCAGGATAATCCTACAAATCCTCTATTGTTGGGCAGAGGAGATCCACTGCCACCAGACCCGTGCAAAAAATGGCGCTTTATGAGAAAAGCCCCCAATCTTCGGATCGGGGGCTTTTCGTGTTCCACAGAGAGTGAATTGTAAGACGATGCCGAATAGAACAAAAGTGCCTAGAAAACCAACAGCGATTCACGGGCGTCTTCGTCACCTGCTAGTTTTACGGCCACATCTTTTTGGGTTCTGTTCTGAGAATGTGGAGGAAAGTCAAATCCGAAAATCTTTTTGCAAATTAGCCCAATGGGTCCGGAGTTTTTCTTTGTGTTCCTCATTCATCGGCAGCTCATTTAGCTCAACTTTCGCAGGCACGCACAACAAATAAATATATGAATTAATTGAACAAAAGCGCCATCAACTGTAATAGATGGTTTGTCGCCAAACAACCAATCTACCCGCAGGTGGATCGCCGTCATGGCCAAGATCGTCTTCGTCCGAAATCGCAGTACCAGAAAGTGGCTGGCATTGCTGTCCACCGATGTCAACCTTGCCGATGAAGAGATCGTCAAGCTCTACAAGCGGCGCTGGGACATCGAGGTGTTTTTCAAAATTACCAAGAGCTATCTGCGGTTAGCCAAGGAATTTCAGAGCCGCAGCTACGATGCGCTGGTCGCCCATACGACGATTGTTTTCTCCCGCTATATCATGCTGGAGGTTGCCCGGCGCACGCACAACGATCCGCGCACCCTGGGAACCTTGTTTCATGCCGGCTGTGATGAGTTGCGGCAGGTCAGTTTTGCCGAAGCACTCCGACTGCTCTTGAGCCATCTGGAGCAGGTGTTGAAGACTTTCGCCGAACTCCCGACCGCCTCGCTAAGGGGGATGCTGGAGGACTTCATGGCCCAGATACCGGCCTTGTTACGACGAGCAACGCTACTTCCGGCCTATATCTTTTGAAAGATCATTTTGATTTTCAGGGCTTTAGGCCCTGTCATGCTGCTGCGAAAGTTGAGTTATTAATAATTACACCCCACCCGAGGGATTCAATTCGGTTCAACGGCCCTGGTACCAGGCCGCCATTCAGACCCACCCCCTTGCCTCAGACGGCATTCCCTACCAGGAAATAAATACCGAAGAATGGCTGGTATCAATTGGTAAAACCCTGACAAGTCAGAACAGTCAGGTAGTGGGGGTACTTGCTATTGACGCCAGCATGGACACGGTTGTTCAGGCCCTGTCTGACCGGGACGATGCATACCCCACGGCATATAACTATGTCCTCGATAACCAGGGGATTGTTCTGATCCACAACGATCCAACCCTTGTGGGCACCTTCCATGAGAACGCTTTTCAAAGCTTGCCCCCAGCAGAAATCAGTGGGGGGAATTTTAACTACCGGGCCTCAGATACCCACAGTATTGCCCACTTCAGCCGCCTGGATGACCTGGGATGGATTGTTATTACGGGGGTACCCCGGGCTGATATTCTGAGGCCCATTATGGTAACCATCCTGTCCAGCCTGGGAATTATTATTGCTGCCTCCCTCATTGCAACCTGGCTGGTGAGCTTTCTGCTGAGCCGGAACATTATTAATCCCCTAATCCATCTCCAAAAAAGGGTTCAGGAAATTGCCCACGGTCGCAAGGCCCCTATGTCCTCAGAGTTCCTTCCGAACAATGAAATAGGCACCATAGCCGAAGCCATTGAGAACCTGACAGAAGATGCCCTTTTTCAAAAAAACATTGAACTGCAAACCAAAAACAGTCTCCTGGATTCCCTGTCCAAAACCGACCAGTTAACAGGAATTGCAAACCGCCGGATGACCCAGCAGGTTATCGAGCAGGAAATTGACCGGTTTAACCGGTACAAAAAGCCCTTTTGCCTTTTCCTGTTCGATATTGACCACTTCAAAGCCGTCAACGACAACCACGGGCATGAGGTAGGAGACCAGGTGCTTATGGGACTTGTGGGGCTTGTTCAGTCAGTTATTCGACGGACAGACACCTTTGGTAGATGGGGAGGCGAAGAATTTATTCTGGTCTGCCCCGAAACATCTTTGCCTACAGCCCAAACCATTGCCGAAAAAATCTGCACCGCCGTTCGGGAATATGAATTTGCCCAGGGCCTGCGCATTACCCTGAGTATCGGCGTGTCTGAATTCCAAAGCGGCGCAGCATTGCAGGAGATCCTGGTTGAGGTGGACCGCAAAATGTACCTGGCAAAACAAAAGGGCCGGGACCGAGTGGAAGCGTGAGGCACATTAAATTCTCTTAGGCAATCCCCCGGCTTTGCCGGGGGTGACTAACTGCCAATAGGTCAACTATTGATCCAGTACGACGCGCATAAGAATGCCGGATCCTATTTCAAATTCGCCGATGGCGCGAATGAAGCCGGGACGGCCGGGGTCATACACATTGACGTGGACTCTGTCGTGGAGGTCGTGAGGATGCTGAATTAACCAGGCACCGGGAGGGACCGGGCGGCCACATTGGACAGGCGGTGGCTGCTGCCCGGCCGGACGATCCGGATACCAAATACGGCATTCACCCGGTGGCGGGTAATGTCCTTTGGGAATATTCAGTTGCGTATAGCCATGTTCATGGAAATAAGAACCTCCGCCTTGCCGGGTTTGATGATATTCGCCGTAGCGCGGCTGATCGATGTTTATTGATCCGTGGGGGCCTTCGATGCCGATTGGGGCGCATGCGGTCAGGGCGGCAAAGGCAACCGGAACGGTTAGGCGGAGCATTTTCATGCTTAACTCCTCTAGATGTCGGCTTGATAACGTAACGTCTAAATGGATAAGGGTTTTAGGGGCAACAGCCGAACCGCCGAGTTTGCCGTTCATTAAAGCTGTGCCGCCTTCGGGAAGAGGATGTTGTTTTCCAGGTGCACATGCTTGTGCAGATCCTCTTCGAACTCCTGGAGTTTTTGGTAGGTGACCATGAAGGTATTACAGACATCCGCCGGTATCGCATAGTCTTTCGCCAGGTGCCGGATCCTGTGGATCGCATCGCCGACTTCTTCATGCTCTCGCTTTAGCTGCTCCAGGGATTCCTTGATCACCTTGCGATCTTCCCGTGCTGGCGTCTGTCCGGCTTTCCGGGCCGCTGCGGCCCGTTTGACGGCCGGAAAGAAGACCTCTTCCTCTTCCCGAAGATGGGCATCCATGTCGGTCGCGATCTTTTCAAAGAGGGCCGCGATCTCGATCACCTCGGGATGGTGGGCACCATGTACATCGGCGATCTTGCGGGTGTAGGCGGTGATTGTCGGATCATTTTCCTTGAGCCAGACATGGTGGGTATTGACGATGTAATCCGCCAGAAACGGCAATTCCCAGGCCGCGTAGTTCTCGCCCCGTTTGGCCGGTTCGTTTCTGACCGCCTCGATCTCACTCAATATCTGTCCGGAATCAAGCCCTTTTTCCTTGCATACCTTCGCCAACGTCCCTTGGCCGCCGCAACAGAAGTCGATGCCGTGCCGTTCGAAGACGGCGGCAGTCCGATAGTCCTCAGCGACGAATTCCCCGATGGTTTTATTCGCAATTTCAGGTGTTTGTGGTTTGCTCGTTTCAGGCATAAAGGACCTCGTTATTCGTCAATGTTGTCGATATGAGTGGAAAATGCTTAGGATTAATTTTAATGCTAGCAGTTTTTTGGAGTTCCGCAAAAATTTCAGTATCCATCCAAGATCCTGCTTTAGGGTGAAAAAGAGTTGCCCCCGTACAAAAACGAAGATTTAACATGATCCTAACGAAAGTCAGATACGATTCCGACACAAGCATCCGACAATCGACAAACCGCTAACAACTCGTCCGCGCGAGAAACGGGAGGTGGTTCATGTCGACCCTGGAGATGCTGATTCGTCATTTGCGCTTTATCCTTTTCATGGTTCTTTTGGCTTGGGTGATCGCCGTCGGTTCGATCCATTGGCTGACGAACGCCGGAGGAGAGGGCGCGCCGGCGGCTCATGGGATTACCGCTGAAAAATAAAAAATATGATTTTCCCGGTAGTTGGGTGCCGGAATGACGAGGAGATCGGATTGATGGACGTTCATGTTCAAGATCCCGCGGAAAAAGTTCAGCACCAGCGGGCGCTGGAGAATCTTTGCGAGGAATTTCCAGAAGTTCGTGAGAAACTTCCCGAGCTGTATGACAAGATTTACTCCGAGCTGGCTCCCGGAGCGACCATCCGCACCTTCATTTCCATCTTCATTTCCCGGGAACTGCGGGAAACCCTGCGGACCCGGCAGAATCTGAATTCCTGAGATTTTGACCCTTCGCTTCATCCTTCCCAGAGCCCACCTGTTCCTCATTTTTGTCCCCTGCTAAAAAAATCGGCCGCTCGGGCGAGCGGCCATTGCAACGGGAAGTTCAATCGACGGCTGTTTGTTGACCTTGTCCCTTTTTCTCACGTCTGCCCGCTTCGCCTGATGATGCCTGGCGGGGAAGGAAGCTGGCTGTCACCGAGGCTGAGAACCTTGATCGCTCGCGGGCAGGCTCAGGGTGAATTCGGCGCCACCTTCGGGACGGTTGGTGGCATGTAATTCTCCACCCAGGGCGCGGGCCAGGGTGCGGGCGGAATAGAGCCCGAGGCCGTGTCCCGCGCTGTGCCCCGATTGCTGGGTGCCGCGATAGAACTTTTCGAATATCCGCTCGATCTCTTCCGGGTGGATGCCCGGGCCGTCGTCGACCACGGTGATTCGTAATTCCTCCGCCGCGAAAATCAGTTCCACTTCGATATTTCCGCCCAATTTGCCGTATTTCACGGCATTTTCCAGCAGGCTCGAAAGAATCAGGCGCAAGGCCCCGGGATGGGTCGCGAAGGGCGTGGGCGTGCCGAGGGTGCGCAGGGCGAGCTGTTGCCCTTCCCGCGCGGCCAGGGGGCGATAGAGCCCGACCACGTCTTCCACCAGCCATAGGGGATTGACCGGCTCCGCGGGCAAGTCCTGCTGGTCCGATTCGACTCTGCGCAAGAGCAGGAACTCTTCGGCGAGACGGCTTAGATAGTCGGCGCCGCGCTGGATCGCCTGGGCATATTCCCGCGCCAGCTCCGGCGCGGGTTCCTTGTCGGCCAGACGGTTCGAATAGCCGGAAATGACCAGCAGCTGGTTGCGCAGTTCGTGAAAGAGCATCTGTCGCCATTGCTCTTCGTGATTGCCCGTCCGTTCCAGCCGTCCCAGGGCCGCTTCCGTTTCCCGCTGGGCGCGTCGGCGCCCGATCAGCCTTTCCGTTTGCAGCAGGACTTCCCGCACCGAATAGGGTTTGCTCAGATAGATGTCGGCCCCCGCCTCGACGCCTCGCACCCGGTCTTCCAGGGTGCCGAGGGCGGTGAGCATGATGATCGGGGTCGGCGCCGTCTCGGGATCGGGGTGGGAGCGGACCATGGCGCAGATCTCGCGGCCGTCCAGATCGGGGAGCATCAAATCAAGCAGGATCAGGTCGGGTCGGGCGGCGCCGATGCGCCGGCAGGCACTCAGGCCATCGCCGGCGATCTCGGTGCGATAGCCGTGGCGGCGCAGATTGTAGTCGAGCAGTTCGGCCAGTTCCGGTTCGTCTTCGACAATCAGAACCAAGGGGGCGCATTGCGGGGAGGCGGATACGGGGGCATGTTCGGCGGAACGGGGGATGGCGCGGTCTTTGACGATCTGCATGGACTCTCCCTGGGGGCAAGACTTGGCGGGCGTGAAGGTTGTCCGCTCGGGTGATTCAGAATGCCGGACGTTTGTTAGGAATGGATGAGTTTTTCTTGCGGAATGGATGTGAACCCGATTGGCGCCGGGCCGCCGCGAAGGCGAAGGTCTGACCGAAAACTAACAGCGCGCCAATGTCGCCAAAACCTTCGAAGTGGAATCTTTCCCCGACACAAATTAGCCCGGTTCCGGCGTGTGCTGGAACCATCGTCCCTCCCCATGCAAGGAGAAGAGCCAATGATCACAAAGAGGAAGAGCAAAATGAAGAAGTTTGCGCAAGCCGCCCTACTGGTGGCGCTGCTGCCGGGGCTGAGCTTCGGCGACAACGGTCTCAAGGGGATGGCGGTCCCGCCTCAGAAGGCGGCGGAGGCCAAGAACATCATCCTGTTCATCGGCGACGGCATGCAGCTCGAACACGAAATCGCCTACAGCCGCTACCTGACCGGCGACGACTTCGCCCTAGTTTGGGACAACTTCCCCTATCAGGGGTCAGTCACCACCTGGGACGTGACCACCTACAACAACTATGCGACCCTTGAGGGGCAGACCCCCTTCGACTACGACCAGTTAGACCCCGCCGTTGGCTACGACGCCCTGCGCGGCGGCTTCGATCGCTACCCTTTGGATGAAACGGTCTCCGACGATTACTTCCTGCGGCCGCGCTACGCCACCGATTCCGCCTCGGCCGGCACCGCCATGGCTACCGGTCTCAAGACCGACGACGGCAACGTCGCCTGGCTTTCCCGGGATCCCGCTGACGGTGCCCTGAAAACCATCGCCGAGCAGCTGCGGGAAGAACGGGGCGCCGCTATCGGCGTGGTCTCCACCGTCCCCTTCAACCATGCCACGCCGGCGGCCTTTGTCAGCCACAACGTCAGCCGCAACAACTACTATACCGGCCGTTCCGGCTACGCCGGGCTCGGCATCGCCGACGAAATCATCCAGGTCGTCAAGCCCGACGTGGTCATCGGCGGCGGCCATCTCGATTACGACGGCGGCTACCTCCCCCGCGCCCTCTATGACGAACTGAGCCAGAGCGACGAATTCGTCTTTGTCGATCGTCAGCCCGACGTGGACGGCGGCAAAGCTCTGCTGGCGGGAGCCCAGCAGGCGGCCAGGGGCGGCAAGAAACTCTTCGGCCTGTTCGGTGGC from Desulfuromonas acetexigens includes the following:
- a CDS encoding M56 family metallopeptidase, translated to MESLLWAFGATVVVGLGAGVVLGVVYPLLRKGLLKRQPRRRATILLLLATAPGSLGLFFAGLLFISSLMEFLGISAGHCHNHAERFPHICLSEPAIFGSGILPGYLYVPAALLLAMFLARQAIHLRENFRLKTALRQAEVEGGLDCSLVQWRKPAAVTVGFWSPKVFLSTTLARTLTPEQLQVVLAHEQAHVRHRDPLRQYLARTASVFYPGRVRGLIREDLALATEQACDEQAAEKTGDRLLVAETIIAVERLLGLSLKESQPFSVGFSGSQSILRIEALLAGGDYSDPVFPDWLLFSPPLFLTHLVLPGPVHYLTELVIRH
- a CDS encoding BlaI/MecI/CopY family transcriptional regulator, with product MFVRRPYLGELEIAVMEHLWDVDVADAKAIHRQVGEKRNISPNTIQSTADRLYKKGLLNREKVSHAFVYSPAVTREQLMAEMIDNVVDKLSGGRTEAMLSAFVDLASRIEQNSLDRLEELIAERRQKR
- a CDS encoding metal-sensitive transcriptional regulator, whose amino-acid sequence is MSLCGTDQDKGRLLSRLRRIEGQVRGLCSMVEQDRDCIEVLQQVASVSGALRGVWLQIVGDHLRGCVSKAVVENNEKLIDELIDHLQKIR
- the dmeF gene encoding CDF family Co(II)/Ni(II) efflux transporter DmeF, producing MERHAQTIARLAHTHETGDINTANERRTLQVVLLTGLTMAVEIIAGHWTGSMALLADGWHMGTHAFALGISYIAYLLARKHRASEYFSFGTGKFGVLAGYTSALFLAIAAGWMMVESVLRFFNPVKIAFAEAIGVTVVGLVINLVSVLILQQTDPHHDHDHDHSHPDQHETDKASAGQKELPAHSESHHHHHHDHNYRAAYLHVIADTLTSVFALTALLAGRYLGWTFLDPVMGMVGSLLIGRWAYLLIKTTGLILLDGGVDSVVKAQIRERIEVDGESRVADLHLWRVGSRSLALIASVVTGENRRAEEYQSRLEELHDLVHVSIEVHPCDDPACSCCP
- a CDS encoding sensor domain-containing diguanylate cyclase, with amino-acid sequence MDTVVQALSDRDDAYPTAYNYVLDNQGIVLIHNDPTLVGTFHENAFQSLPPAEISGGNFNYRASDTHSIAHFSRLDDLGWIVITGVPRADILRPIMVTILSSLGIIIAASLIATWLVSFLLSRNIINPLIHLQKRVQEIAHGRKAPMSSEFLPNNEIGTIAEAIENLTEDALFQKNIELQTKNSLLDSLSKTDQLTGIANRRMTQQVIEQEIDRFNRYKKPFCLFLFDIDHFKAVNDNHGHEVGDQVLMGLVGLVQSVIRRTDTFGRWGGEEFILVCPETSLPTAQTIAEKICTAVREYEFAQGLRITLSIGVSEFQSGAALQEILVEVDRKMYLAKQKGRDRVEA
- the ric gene encoding iron-sulfur cluster repair di-iron protein, with product MPETSKPQTPEIANKTIGEFVAEDYRTAAVFERHGIDFCCGGQGTLAKVCKEKGLDSGQILSEIEAVRNEPAKRGENYAAWELPFLADYIVNTHHVWLKENDPTITAYTRKIADVHGAHHPEVIEIAALFEKIATDMDAHLREEEEVFFPAVKRAAAARKAGQTPAREDRKVIKESLEQLKREHEEVGDAIHRIRHLAKDYAIPADVCNTFMVTYQKLQEFEEDLHKHVHLENNILFPKAAQL
- a CDS encoding three-helix bundle dimerization domain-containing protein: MDVHVQDPAEKVQHQRALENLCEEFPEVREKLPELYDKIYSELAPGATIRTFISIFISRELRETLRTRQNLNS
- a CDS encoding hybrid sensor histidine kinase/response regulator, giving the protein MQIVKDRAIPRSAEHAPVSASPQCAPLVLIVEDEPELAELLDYNLRRHGYRTEIAGDGLSACRRIGAARPDLILLDLMLPDLDGREICAMVRSHPDPETAPTPIIMLTALGTLEDRVRGVEAGADIYLSKPYSVREVLLQTERLIGRRRAQRETEAALGRLERTGNHEEQWRQMLFHELRNQLLVISGYSNRLADKEPAPELAREYAQAIQRGADYLSRLAEEFLLLRRVESDQQDLPAEPVNPLWLVEDVVGLYRPLAAREGQQLALRTLGTPTPFATHPGALRLILSSLLENAVKYGKLGGNIEVELIFAAEELRITVVDDGPGIHPEEIERIFEKFYRGTQQSGHSAGHGLGLYSARTLARALGGELHATNRPEGGAEFTLSLPASDQGSQPR
- a CDS encoding alkaline phosphatase; the protein is MKKFAQAALLVALLPGLSFGDNGLKGMAVPPQKAAEAKNIILFIGDGMQLEHEIAYSRYLTGDDFALVWDNFPYQGSVTTWDVTTYNNYATLEGQTPFDYDQLDPAVGYDALRGGFDRYPLDETVSDDYFLRPRYATDSASAGTAMATGLKTDDGNVAWLSRDPADGALKTIAEQLREERGAAIGVVSTVPFNHATPAAFVSHNVSRNNYYTGRSGYAGLGIADEIIQVVKPDVVIGGGHLDYDGGYLPRALYDELSQSDEFVFVDRQPDVDGGKALLAGAQQAARGGKKLFGLFGGAGGNFEPPVVLDQPGFPTVEPATQENPTLATATEAALTVLAENQKGFFLMVEQGDIDWANHANDYRWMMGTMHDLHEAVKAAIAYVDQPGDHIDWSNTLLMVTSDHGNSYMRLNPELPMTKGDLPASEEIIAWNQAPAPGVTPIVTYATGSHTNELVSLYVKGAAADLFTTREGSWYPGTNLLDNTQIHEVMHEFAFTWEYAGWRPGMPRAPFVSPVRAAR